The genomic segment GTTTTCTAGCCTGGATGATGGCTAGGTTGTTTTCTAGCCTGGATGATGgctaggttgttctctagcctggatgatggctaggttgttctctagcctggatgatggctaggttgttctctagcctggaTGATGGCTAGGTTGTTTTCTAGCCTGGATGATGgctaggttgttctctagcctggatgatgggtggttgttctctagcctggatgatggctaggttgttctctagcctggatgatgggtggttgttctctagcctggatgatggctaggttgttctctagcctggatgatgggtggttgttctctagcctggatgatggctaggttgttctctagcctggaTGATGGCTAGGTTGTTATCTAGCCTGGATGATGgctaggttgttctctagcctggaTGATGGCTAGGTTGTTCTCCAGCCTGGATGATGGCTAGGTTGTTATCTAGCCTGGATGATGgctaggttgttctctagcctggatgatggctaggttgttctccagcctggatgatggctaggttgttctctagcctggatgatggctaggttgttctctagcctggatgatggctaggttgttctccagcctggatgatggctaggttgttctccagcctggatgatggctaggttgttctctagcctggatgatggctaggttgttctccagcctggatgatggctaggttgttctctagcctggatgatggctaggttgttctctagcctggatgatggctaggttgttctctagcctggaTGATGGGTGGTTGTTCTCCAGCCTGGATGATGgctaggttgttctctagcctggatgatggctaggttgttctctagcctggatgatggctaggttgttctccagcctggatgatggctaggttgttctctagcctggatgatggctaggttgttctctagcctggatgatggctaggttgttctctagcctggatgatggctaggttgttctctagcctggatgatggctaggttgttctctagcctggatgatggctaggttgttctctagcctggaTGATGGCTAGGTTGTTCTGTCATTTTCCCTCCCTACCCTTCAGTCACATATTACGGTTCATTAACAGATCAATCAGCCAAAGCTGTCGATGAGGACCCTGGACCCCCGCATGCTGCAGAAGGGGCCAGACTTCACCCCGGCGTATGCAGACTTTGGCCGGTTGGCACCTGGCGGGCGCGGCGTCCCTGTAAGTCTGCACGTGGTCCTCTGCGGTGAGGGGGCTCCCCTGTGTGATAGCGACATCTGAACTGTCTTGTAAACTTGTAAAGTTTTTGCTGTTGTGTCCCCCAGTTGCTGAATGTTGGGGGTCCCAGACGTTCACAACCAGGGCAGAGGCGGGAGCCCCGAAAAATAATCATGAACATTTCAGTAACAGATGACGTTCACCTGAAGAAAGCCGAAAATGCGTGGAGGCCGAGCGTGAAGAGGGACTCCCAGGCGGAGGACCCGGAGAGCATCCGGACACAGGTGAGTGTGCACGGCCGATGGTGAGCgtccaccgccgctgcctctctctaTCACCGACTTTCTCGTTTCAGGCTCTTTTCCGTAAGGTTCGGAGCATCTTGAACAAACTGACACCTCAGATGTTCAACCAGCTGATGAAGCAGGTGATGGACCTGACGGTGGACACCGAGGAGCGGCTGAAAGGGGTGATAGACCTGGTGTTCGAGAAGGCCATCGACGAGCCCAGCTTCTCCGTGGCGTATGCAAACATGTGCAGGTGCCTGGCCACGGTGAGTATATCCATGGGCGGCAGTAGGCGTCGTCCAGGGGCGGCAGTAGGCGTCGTCCAGGGGCGGCAGTAGGCGTCGTCCAGGGGCGGCAGTAGGCGTCGTCCAGGGGCGGCAGTAGGCGTCGTCCAGGGGCGGCGGTAGGCGTCGTAGAGGGGCGGCGGTAGGCGTCGTCCAGGGGCGGCGGTAGGCGTCGTCCAGGGGCGGCAGTAGGTGTCGTCCAGGGGCGGCAGTAGGCGTCGTCCAGGGGCGGCAGTAGGTGTCGTCCAGGGGTGGCAGTAGGTGTCGTCCAGGGACGGCAGTAGGTGTCCTCCAGGGGTGGCGGTAGGTATCGTCCATGGGCGGCGGTAGGTGTCGTCCAGGGGCGGCGGTAGGTGTCGTCCAGGGCGGCGGTAGGTGTCGTCCAGGGGCGGCGGTAGGGGTCGTCCAGGGGCGGCGGTAGGCGTCGTCCAGGGGCGGCGGTAGGCGTCGTCCAGGGGCGACGGTAGGCGTCGTCCAGGGGCGGCGGTAGGCGTCGTCCAGGGGCGGCGGTAGGCGTCGTCCAGGGGCGGCGGTAGGCGTCGTCCAGGGGCGGCGGTAGGCGTCGTCCAGGGGCGGCGGTAGGCGTCGTCCAGGGGCGGCGGTAGGCGTCGTCCAGAGGCGACGGTAGGCGTCGTCCAGGGGCGGCCCGGAGCACCCGGCCGGCCTCAGCCTGACAGAAGTGTCGCTGGTATTTAGGTGTTTTTTTCCCCTCCTCTTATAGTTAAAGGTACCAATGGCTGACAAGCCCGGCGGCACTGTGAACTTCCGCAAGTtactgctcaaccgatgccagaagGAGTTTGAGAAGGACAAAGCAGATGACGACGTCTTCGAGAAGAAGCAGAAAGATCTGGAGCTGGCCACAACAGTAAGGGGAGACCTGAGCAGGAGGGTCCCTGGAGACCTCTCCAACCACCTGTGGCTGGGGTCTACTGCTGGGGTCTACTGCTGGGGTCTACTGCTGGGGTCTACTGCTGGGGTCTACTGCTGGGGTCTACTGCTGGGGTCTACTGCTGGGGTCTACTGCTGGGGTCTACTGCTGGGGTCTACTGCTGGGGTCTACTGCTGGGGTCTACTGCTGGGGTCTACTGCTGGGGTCTAATGCTGGGGTCTACTGCTGGGGTCTAATGCTGGGGTCTAATGCTGGGGTCTACTGCTGGGGTCTACTGCTGGGGTCTACTGCTGGGGTCTAATGCTGGGGTCTACTGCTGGGGTCTACTGCTGGGGTCTACTGCTGGGGTCTACTGCTGGGGTCTACTGCTGGAGTCTACGGCTGGGGTCTACGGCTGGGGTCTACGGCTGGGGTCTACGGCTGGGGTCTATTGCTGGGGTCTACTGCTGGGGTCTACTGCTGGGGTCTACTGCTGGGGTCTACTGCTGGGGTCTACTGCTGGGGTCTACTGCTGGGGTCTACTGCTGGGGTCTACTGCTGGGGTCTACGGCTGGGGTCTACGGCTGGGGTCTACGGCTGGGGTCTACGGCTGGGGTCTACGGCTGGGGTCTACGGCTGGGGTCTACGGCTGGGGTCTACGGCTGGGGTCTACGGCTGGGGTCTACGGCTGGGGTCTACGGCTGGGGTCTACTGCTGGGGTCTACTGCTGGGGTCTACTGCTGGGGTCTACTGCTGGGGTCTACTGCTGGGGTCTACTGCTGGGGTCTAATGCTGGGGTCTAATGCTGGGGTCTAATGCTGGGGTCTAATGCTGGGGTCTAATGCTGGGGTCTACGGCTGGGGTCTACGGCTGGGGTCTACTGCTGGGGTCTACTGCTGGGGTCTACTGCTGGGGTCTAATGCTGGGGTCTAATGCTGGGGTCTACTGCTGGGGTCTACGGCTGGGGTCCACTGCTGGGGTCCACGGCTGGGGTCCACGGCTGGGGTCCACGGCTGGGGTCTACTGCTGGGGTCTACTGCTGGGGTCTCCGCTCTACGTGCCGGATTTTACCATGTCTGACCCTTTTGTTGCTGTGGTGAGGAGGGGATCGAGGGTCCGGCAGCGTGGGGTCTCCATCTCCTGGCAGAGACTTGCTTGGCCGGGTAGCTTTTGGAGTGTAGCGTCCGCCTCCGtattactgtgtatatatatatatactgtgtatcccCATTATTGGGGAGGTGCAGGCATCACCCCCACTTGCTATTTGCCTCCTTGTGTCAGCAGCCGGAGGAGAAGACCCGTCTTCAGGAGGAGCTGGAAGACGCCAGGGACAAGGCGCGGCGGAGATCCATAGGGAACATTAAGTTCATCGGAGAACTGTTCAAGCTGAAGATGTTGACGGAGGCCATTATGCACGACTGCGTGGTGAAACTGCTGAAAAACCATGACGAGGAGTCGCTGGAGTGTCTGTGCCGCCTGCTCACCACCATTGGCAAAGACCTGGATTTCGAAAAGGCAAAGGTGATGATTGAGCCGTAGCCGCATTAGGCTTGTGCGTCCAGCCCCGGCCTCGGATCTCACCCGCCTCTGATTGTTCCAGCCACGGATGGATCAGTATTTCCACCAGATGGAGAAGATCGTGAAGGAGCGGAAAACGTCGTCCCGGATCCGCTTCATGCTGCAGGACGTGATCGACCTGAGACTGGTGCGTGCCGCCGTCCTTCCCTGACCTCCATTTGTTGCTGCACAGTCTCCAGGTCGCCCATTTATCCTTTGTTTCATGCAGTGCAACTGGGTGTCGCGAAGAGCGGACCAGGGCCCCAAAACCATCGAGCAGATCCACAAAGAGGCCAAAATAGAggagcaggaggagcagaggaAAGTGCAGCAGCTGATGACCAAAGAGAAGCGGAGGCCAGGTAAGACCCGCCACGTGCCAGGGGCGCCACGGCCTCTGCAGCCGACACTCATCCTTCACCTCTCCATCTCACAGCCGTGCAGCGAGTGGAAGAAGGAGGATGGAATATGGTCCAAGGTACTAAGAATAACCGGGTCCTGGACCCCACCAAGTTCCTGAAGATCACCAAGGTAAGAGGCGTGGTCCTGCGGGGGGGAGTGCTCCATCCTCGCTGCCTGTGACTTCCAGTGTGCCCCCTATTCTGTCACAGCCCACCATTGATGACAAGATCCAGCTGGTGCCCAAAGCTCAGCTCGGCAGCTGGGGGAAAGGGAGCAGCGGAGGAGCCAAGACCAGCGAGACAGGTGAGGGCGGCGGCCACACGTGGCGGTGTGACCGGATCTCCGGCCTCTGCGGTATTCACAGTCTCTGCTTTCTGCAGCAGAGTCCTTACGTCCGGGGGCCCCTGGTCTGAATCGATTCTCTGCCCTGCAACCTTCCATCTCTTCCACCACGTCCTCCGCCATCTCAGAGCTGGACAGCCGCAGGATACTAACAAGGTATGGAGTCGTGATGTGACCGGTGACTGCGCTGGGGCGGTGATGTCCCTGACGCTTTGTGTACCGATTCACCAGCCATGTGACCGCCGGCCGTGAGAGGAACGACAAGCCCACTCCCGCCTCCACCCTGGCCTCTCGCCCCAGCAGCTTCCTGCGAGGCAGCAGCACCAAGGACCTAATGGACAATCACGAAGAACCTCGGCGAGAGACTCTGCACATGCCAAAAACGCTGCCCGTCTCCACGGAGCGGGAGAAGGCCCCAAGTGTGGAGCGGAAGCTGCGAGAACCTGGTgagcgctccctccgcagcccccgtACCCAGGGCCGGCCGCACACTCACCGAGTACCTGTACCCAGGGCCGGCCGCACACCCACCCAGCACCTGTACCCGGGGCCGGCCGCACACTCACCCAGCACCTGTACCCAGGGCCAGCCGCACACCCACCCAGCACCTGTACCCAGGACCGGCCGCACACTCACCGAGTACCTGTACCCAGGGCCGGCCGCACACCCACCCAGCACCTGTACCCAGGACCGGCCGCACACTCACCCAGCACCTGTACCCAGGACCGGCCGCACACTCACCCAGCACCTGTACCCAGGGCCGGCCGCACACTCACCCAGCACCTGTACCCAGGGCCGGCCGCACACTCGCCCAGCACCTGTACCCAGGGCCGGCCGCACACTCACCCAGCACCTGTACCCAGGGCCGGCCGCACACTCACCCAGCACCTGTACCCAGGGCCGGCCGCACACTCGCCCAGCACCTGTACCCAGGGCCGGCCGCACACTCACCCAGCACCTGTACCCAGGGCTGGCCGCACACTCACCCAGCACCTGTACCCAGGGCCGGCCGCACACCCACCCAGCACCTGTACCCAGGGCCGGCCGCACACTCACCCAGCACCTGTACTCAGGGCCAGCTGCACACTCACCCAGCACCTGTACCCGGGGCCAGCTGCACACTCACCCAGCACCTGTACCCGGGGCCGGCCGCACACTCACCCAGCACCTGTACTCAGGGCCAGCCGCACACTCACCCAGCACCTGTACCCAGGGCCGGCCGCACACTCACCCAGCACCTGTACCCAGGGCCGGCCGCACACTCACCCAGCCCCTGTACTCAGGACCGGCCGCACACTCACCCAGCACCTGTACCCGGGGCCGGCCGCACACTCACCCAGCACCTGTACCCGGGGCCGGCCGCACACTCACCCAGCACCTGTACCCGGGGCCGGCCGCACACTCACCCAGCACCTGTACTCAGGACCGGCCGCACACTCACCCAGCACCTGTACCCGGGGCCGGCCGCACACCCACCCAGCACCTGTACCCAGGGCCGGCCGCACACTCACCCAGCACCTGTACCCGGGGCCGGCCGCACACTCACCCAGCACCTGTACCCGGGGCCGGCCGCACACTCACCCAGCACCTGTACCCTGGGCCGGCCGCACACTCACCCAGCACCTGTACCCAGGGCCGGCCGCACACTCACCGAGCACATGTACCCAGGGCCGGCCGCACACTCACCCAACACATGTTTGTGTTTGTCTCTAGCCAAGTGCGAGACCCCCGAGTCCGACAAATCCCCGGTGTCAGAAGACGAGCTGGAGCGGAAATCTAAGGCCATCATAGACGAGTTCCTGCACATCAATGACTATAAGGTCGGCCATCGTCCTGTGCGGGGGGCAGTGCAGACCGCCCAGATCTGACCTGTGCCGTCCTGTGTCTAGGAGGCTGTGCAGTGCGTGGAGGAGCTGGCCGTACAGGGCTCGCTGGCCATCTTTGTCCGTGTGGGGGTAGAGTCCACGCTGGAAAGGAGTCAGATCACCCGCGACCACATGGGACAACTGCTGTATCAGCTGGTGCAGTCCGGGAAGCTCAGCCAGCAGAACTTCTACACCGGGTGAGGAGCGGAGGGTGAGGGGGTCTGCGGGCAGGAGAGTGGGGGGGTCTGCGGGCAGCAGGGTGAGGAGCGGACAGTGGGGGGGTCTGCGGGCAGCAGGGTGAGGGGGTCTGCGGGCAGGAGAGTGGGGGGGTCTGCGGGCAGCAGGGTGAGGGGGTCTGCGGGCAGCAGGGTGGGGTGCGGACAGTGGGGGGGTCTGCGGGCAGCAGGGTGAGGGGGTCTGCGGGCAGCAGGGGGGTCTGCGGGCAGCAGGGTGAGGGGGTCTGCGGGCAGCAGGGTGAGGGGGTCTGCGGGCAGCAGGGTGGGGAGCGGACAGTGGGGGGGTCTGCGGGCAGCAGGGTGGGGGGGTCTGCAGGGTGAGGGGGTCTGCGGGCAGCAGGGTGAGGAGCGGACAGTGGGGGGGTCTGCGGGCAGCAGAGTGGGGGGGTCTGCGGGCAGCAGGGTGGGGGGGTCTGCGGGTAGCAGGGTGAGGGGGTCTGCAGGGTCAGGGGGTCTGCGGGCAGCAGGGAGAGGAGCGGACAGTGGGGAGGTCTGTGGGCAGCAGGGTGAGGGGGTCTGCGGGCAGCAGGGTGAGGAGCGGACAGTGGGGGGGTCTGCGGGCAGCAGGGTGGGAGGGTCTGCGGGCAGCAGGGTGAGGAGCGGACAGTGGGGGGGTCTGCGGGCAGCACTGTGAGGGGGTCTGCGGGCAGCACTGTGAGGGGGTCTGCGGGCAGCAGGGTGGGGGGGTCTGCGGGCAGCAGGGGTTTGCGGGCAGCAGGGTGAGGGGTCTGTGGGCAGCAGGGTGAGGGGGGGTCTTACAGGATGAGGGGGTCTGCGGGCAGCAGGGTGAGGGGGGTCTGTGGGCAGCAGCGGACGGTGGGGGGGTCTGCGGGCAGCAGGGTGGGGGGGTCTGCGGGCAGCCGGGTGAGGGGGTTGCTGGCAGCAGGGTGAGGGGGTCTGCGGGCAGCAGGGCGGGGGGGCTGTGGGCAGCCAGAGCTGTGGGTTCTGCGGGCAGTTGGGGGTCTGTGGAAGGTGAGCGGCCCCTGTATTGTCACCCCTGACCCCCATATACGTGATGGTGGGCACTGGCGGGGCTCTCATGACTCTCCTCTCTGTGCAGACTGTCGGAGACGCTGGAGCTGGCGGATGATATGGCGATTGACATCCCGCACATCTGGCTGTACCTGGCGGAGTTAGTGACCCCCATGCTGAAGGAAGGGGGCATTTCTCTGAAGGAAATGATCACGTAGGTGCTTTCCGATGTGACAGCCGCTTGTCCGGTGCCGGCTGAGTGTCGCCTATGTGTTGTGGCGTGTTATATGTTGGTCAGTCGGGGCAGTGTGTCCGAGGGCTGCGGGGAGCGGGGTCCGAGGGGAGCGGGGTCCGAGGGCTGCAGGGAGCGGGGTCCGAGGGGAGCGGGGTCCGAGGGCTGCAGGGAGCGGGGTCCGAGGGCTGCGGGGAGCGGGGTCCGAGGGCTGCGGGGAGCGGGGTCCGAGGGGAGCGGGATCCGAGGGCTGCGGGGTCCGAGGGCTGCGGGGAGCGGGGTCCGAGGGCTGCGGGGTCCGAGGGCTGCGGGGTCCGAGGGCTGCGGGGTCCGAGGGCTGCGGGGTCCGAGGGCTGCGGGGAGCGGGGTCCGAGGGCTCCAGGACCCATGTCTCTTCTCTGTCTTACAGGGAGTTTAACAAGGCGCTGCTCCCCGTGGGACGGACCGGAGTCTTGTTGTCTGAAATATTGCACCTTCTATGCAAACAAATGGTAGGTTCCCCGGCTCGCCCCTGCGTGTCCCCCCAGCTCGCCCCTGCGTGTCCCCCCGGCTCGCCCCTGCGTGTCCCCCCGGCTCGCCCCTGCGTGTCCCCCACAGACATCTATACTGAGGCCCCTCCATCCACAATGTACGGCGGACGGTGTGAGCAGCTCTCTATGCTGTGACCATTTTGCGGATATTCTTGCTCTGCAGCGCCCCCACTGCTCACGTGTGATATCACAGACAGACGTTCTAATCCTGGACTGCTGCAGCGCTCTGTGCAGTGTCAGGGCTTTCAGTCACTGACTGACAGCAGTGTGAAGCAGTTTGAGGCTTCAGATCTGCATTTCCAGCCGTCTGCAGGAACGTAACATCTGGCAGAAATCTGTGAGTGCAGGGAGTGACCGGTCACTTTCTGTTCCAGAGCCATAAAAAAGTGGCCGCTGTGTGGAGAGAAACCGCCCTGAGGTGGAAAGACGTGCTGCCGGAGGGCGAGGACGTGCAGAGCTTCCTGAGCGAGAAGGTGGGTGCGCGCTGCGCGTCTGCGGACCTCCCTCATATACGGCACTGCATGCTATTATGTCACACGTCTCCCTGGCTGCGGTAGAATTTCACACATTACGCTTGGTGCGGTATTATTTTGTTGCCATTGTGACTCCACAGAACCTGGACTTCACGCTGTCGGACCGCTGCAGCCCATCAGAAAGTCTCTCTAGGAAGGAGATGACGACGGAGGAGCTGAACAAGCGGCTGGAGCAGCTGATCATTGAGGAGAGCGCCACTGACGAGCACATATTTGACTGGGTGGAAGTACGTACAGATCCCCGGTATACCCCCTCCTGTGCCCTTCGGACCCCCGACACACCCCATCCTGTGCCCTGCGAACCCCCGACACACCCCGTCCTGTGCCCTGCGGACCCCCGGCACATGCTCCATCCTGTGCCCTTCGGACCCCCGACACACCCCGTCCTGTGCCCTGCGGACCCCCGACACACCCTGTCCTGTGCCCTGCGGACCCCCGGCACATGCTCCATCCTGTGGCCTGCGGACCCCCGACACACCCTGTCCTGTGCCCTGCGGACCCCCGACACACCTCGTCCTGTGCCCTGCGGACCCCCGGCACATGCTCCATCTTGTGGCCTGCGGATCCCCAATCCACTCCGTACTGTGTATTGCGGACCCCCGACATGCTTTTTGTCCTGTGCCCTGCGGACCCCGGCACGCTCCATCCTGAGTAGTGCAGACCCCCGGTTTTTGGTTTCCTGCGTGTGATTTTGCTGCTCCTTGTTGTTCTCCAGGCGAATCTGGATGAAGGTCAGATGAGTTCTGCCGCGTTCCTTAGAGCTTTAATGACGGCGGTGTGCAAAGCGGCCATACTAGGTGAGTCCCGTCCGCTAACATGTGTCAGTTGGCTGCTCGCTGCTGGCAGTCACTGGCCGCTGTCTCTCCACAGGGGACTGTTCTTCCTGCCGCGTGGACACGTCCTTCCTAAAACAGAAGGTTCCCGTCTTACTAAAGTACATGGACTCCAATGTGGAGCGAGAACTACAAGCACTTTATGCCCTGCAAGCATTGATAGTAAAGCTGGATCAGCCTCCCAGTGAGTATGGGCGCGCGAGGTGTGGGGCGGGCGCGCGCGAGGTGTGGAGCAGGGTGTGGGGCGGGCGCGCGAGGTGTGGAGCGGGGCGCGTGAAGTGTGGAGCGGGGTGTGGCGCGGGCACATGATGGAGAGAATGGCGTGAGTGCAAAGGCGGGATGCGTAGTGGAGAGTGGGGTGCCAGACGGGGCTTGTAGTGAAAGCGGGGAGCATAGTGGGGAGCAGGGCATGGACGCAAGGTGGGGTCTGTGATGGGGAGTAGGATTCGGGTGCAAGGCATGGCATGTACTGAAGAGTACGGCACAGGCAAAGCATGTGGTTGGGAGCAGGGGGCATGGTGCGTGGCAGATCACATGGTGTGGAGCAGGATTTGTAGAGAGGAGCGACGGGCAGGGCACATGTTGGGGTGCGGCGTGCAGAGCGGGTGGTGGGGAGCGGCGTGCGGAGCGGGTGGTGGGGAGCGGTGCGGTTGCAGAGCGGGTGGTGGGGAGCGGCGTGCAGAGCGGGTGGTGGGGTGCGGCATGCGGAGCGGGTGGTGGGGAGCGGTGCGGTTGCAGAGCGGGTGGTGGGGAGCGGCGGGTGGTGGGGAGCGGCGTGCAGAGTTGGGTGGTGGGGTGCGGTTGCAGAGCGGGTGGTGGGGAGCGATGCGGTGTCAGCGGGTGGTGGGGAGCGGTGCGGTGTCAGAGCGGGTGGTGGGGAGCGGTGCGGTGTCAGAGCGGGTGGTGGGGAGCGGTGCGGTGTCAGAGCGGGTGGTGGGGAGCGGTGCGGTGTCAGAGCGGGTGGTGGGGAGCGGTGCGGTGTCAGAGCGGGTGGTGGGGAGCGGTGCGGTTGCAGAGCGGGTGGTGGGGAGCGGTGCGGTTGCAGAGCGGGTGGTGGGGAGCGGTGCGGTTGCAGAGCGGGTGGTGGGGAGCGGTGCGGTTGCAGAGCGGGTGGTGGGGAGCGGTGCGGTTGCAGAGCGGGTGGTGGGGAGCGGCGTGCGGTTGCAGGGCTGCCCATGGCTTCGGGCCATACACGCCATCCCTCTTGAGTAGGGCTGCAGCTGCTGACGCACCTCTTTTTCTCCCGGCAGACTTGCTGCGGATGTTTTTTGACTGTCTGTATGACGAGGAGGTGATATCGGAGGACGCGTTCTACAGGTGGGAGTCCAGTAAAGACCCCGCGGAGCAGAATGGGAAAGGAGTAGCACTAAAGTCGGTCACGGCCTTTTTCACGTGGCTGCGAGAGGCGGAGGAGGAGTCCGAGGACAACTAGAAGCCTGATGGAATGAGGTTGTGAGGAGGCTGCCGCTGCCGGGGAGGAGG from the Anomaloglossus baeobatrachus isolate aAnoBae1 chromosome 11, aAnoBae1.hap1, whole genome shotgun sequence genome contains:
- the EIF4G3 gene encoding eukaryotic translation initiation factor 4 gamma 3 isoform X4; its protein translation is MSTQPQSRTPFAAGPRPTHHQGGFRPIQQFFQRPQIQPPRATIQNSNPSIRASAQTPTAAVYQTNQHIMMVNHLPMPYAMPQGPQYCIPQYRHSTPPYLGPPQQYPVQPPGPSPFYPGPGPGDFPTPYGTPFYPSQPVYPSAPIIVPTQQPQQPPPPTKREKKTIRIRDPNQGGKDITEEIMSGGGSRNPTPPILRPSSTPTPPQIFCSRAHYHPLLYFKSQQLPNPAPEHSPVVYGTVESPHLTAAREHKTEERPKPESILPASTPVRPEPSDHGKCAVPEQPTESHPELLQTPGTIAVIASVPTAVEASAPAFPCHLGDDENTSPEYSPLDEAATTDEEVEEDLCKDALGLPEAADPPVTAQEMNGIGYDPPTTDSCVHEQGTGEEADTPEQAPPTDLSAECASPHVPLSSPLPADSPPPPLIAAAHCTTKSSPPAALPAIGTGHTGEDPSMAIVDGTAGSADIGLMDVDSELETSVTLLSLSSRKSPVEALAVAASPKMWQTPKDEGPEAEEAMAAEAEEPSDAAEDKVTEEEDGAGGKHPYLLATLPEENGQPEALRNGEDIASEGEGAEPAEAEEAYNHKPVPGAADQSPPDASPDVPSSPSSIVPSEGKRQYDRDFLLGFQFMPACVQKPEGLPPISDVVLDKINQPKLSMRTLDPRMLQKGPDFTPAYADFGRLAPGGRGVPLLNVGGPRRSQPGQRREPRKIIMNISVTDDVHLKKAENAWRPSVKRDSQAEDPESIRTQALFRKVRSILNKLTPQMFNQLMKQVMDLTVDTEERLKGVIDLVFEKAIDEPSFSVAYANMCRCLATLKVPMADKPGGTVNFRKLLLNRCQKEFEKDKADDDVFEKKQKDLELATTPEEKTRLQEELEDARDKARRRSIGNIKFIGELFKLKMLTEAIMHDCVVKLLKNHDEESLECLCRLLTTIGKDLDFEKAKPRMDQYFHQMEKIVKERKTSSRIRFMLQDVIDLRLCNWVSRRADQGPKTIEQIHKEAKIEEQEEQRKVQQLMTKEKRRPAVQRVEEGGWNMVQGTKNNRVLDPTKFLKITKPTIDDKIQLVPKAQLGSWGKGSSGGAKTSETESLRPGAPGLNRFSALQPSISSTTSSAISELDSRRILTSHVTAGRERNDKPTPASTLASRPSSFLRGSSTKDLMDNHEEPRRETLHMPKTLPVSTEREKAPSVERKLREPAKCETPESDKSPVSEDELERKSKAIIDEFLHINDYKEAVQCVEELAVQGSLAIFVRVGVESTLERSQITRDHMGQLLYQLVQSGKLSQQNFYTGLSETLELADDMAIDIPHIWLYLAELVTPMLKEGGISLKEMITEFNKALLPVGRTGVLLSEILHLLCKQMSHKKVAAVWRETALRWKDVLPEGEDVQSFLSEKNLDFTLSDRCSPSESLSRKEMTTEELNKRLEQLIIEESATDEHIFDWVEANLDEGQMSSAAFLRALMTAVCKAAILGDCSSCRVDTSFLKQKVPVLLKYMDSNVERELQALYALQALIVKLDQPPNLLRMFFDCLYDEEVISEDAFYRWESSKDPAEQNGKGVALKSVTAFFTWLREAEEESEDN
- the EIF4G3 gene encoding eukaryotic translation initiation factor 4 gamma 3 isoform X1 encodes the protein MSTQPQSRTPFAAGPRPTHHQGGFRPIQQFFQRPQIQPPRATIQNSNPSIRASAQTPTAAVYQTNQHIMMVNHLPMPYAMPQGPQYCIPQYRHSTPPYLGPPQQYPVQPPGPSPFYPGPGPGDFPTPYGTPFYPSQPVYPSAPIIVPTQQPQQPPPPTKREKKTIRIRDPNQGGKDITEEIMSGGGSRNPTPPILRPSSTPTPPQIFCSRAHYHPLLYFKSQQLPNPAPEHSPVVYGTVESPHLTAAREHKTEERPKPESILPASTPVRPEPSDHGKCAVPEQPTESHPELLQTPGTIAVIASVPTAVEASAPAFPCHLGDDENTSPEYSPLDEAATTDEEVEEDLCKDALGLPEAADPPVTAQEMNGIGYDPPTTDSCVHEQGTGEEADTPEQAPPTDLSAECASPHVPLSSPLPADSPPPPLIAAAHCTTKSSPPAALPAIGTGHTGEDPSMAIVDGTAGSADIGLMDVDSELETSVTLLSLSSRKSPVEALAVAASPKMWQTPKDEGPEAEEAMAAEAEEPSDAAEDKVTEEEDGAGGKHPYLLATLPEENGQPEALRNGEDIASEGEGAEPAEAEEAYNHKPVPGAADQSPPDASPDVPSSPSSIVPSEGKRQYDRDFLLGFQFMPACVQKPEGLPPISDVVLDKINQPKLSMRTLDPRMLQKGPDFTPAYADFGRLAPGGRGVPLLNVGGPRRSQPGQRREPRKIIMNISVTDDVHLKKAENAWRPSVKRDSQAEDPESIRTQALFRKVRSILNKLTPQMFNQLMKQVMDLTVDTEERLKGVIDLVFEKAIDEPSFSVAYANMCRCLATLKVPMADKPGGTVNFRKLLLNRCQKEFEKDKADDDVFEKKQKDLELATTQPEEKTRLQEELEDARDKARRRSIGNIKFIGELFKLKMLTEAIMHDCVVKLLKNHDEESLECLCRLLTTIGKDLDFEKAKPRMDQYFHQMEKIVKERKTSSRIRFMLQDVIDLRLCNWVSRRADQGPKTIEQIHKEAKIEEQEEQRKVQQLMTKEKRRPAVQRVEEGGWNMVQGTKNNRVLDPTKFLKITKPTIDDKIQLVPKAQLGSWGKGSSGGAKTSETAESLRPGAPGLNRFSALQPSISSTTSSAISELDSRRILTSHVTAGRERNDKPTPASTLASRPSSFLRGSSTKDLMDNHEEPRRETLHMPKTLPVSTEREKAPSVERKLREPAKCETPESDKSPVSEDELERKSKAIIDEFLHINDYKEAVQCVEELAVQGSLAIFVRVGVESTLERSQITRDHMGQLLYQLVQSGKLSQQNFYTGLSETLELADDMAIDIPHIWLYLAELVTPMLKEGGISLKEMITEFNKALLPVGRTGVLLSEILHLLCKQMSHKKVAAVWRETALRWKDVLPEGEDVQSFLSEKNLDFTLSDRCSPSESLSRKEMTTEELNKRLEQLIIEESATDEHIFDWVEANLDEGQMSSAAFLRALMTAVCKAAILGDCSSCRVDTSFLKQKVPVLLKYMDSNVERELQALYALQALIVKLDQPPNLLRMFFDCLYDEEVISEDAFYRWESSKDPAEQNGKGVALKSVTAFFTWLREAEEESEDN